The DNA region CAGGCGGCTGATGAGCAGGAAAGCGATCAGGACCGTATAGGCCGAAGAGATATAGGCGAAGGTGCGGTCCTCGGTGAGGCCGAGGAATCCGAGATAGACGGGCAGGAGCACCAGCATGGCCCCGGCAGGCGCGGGCACGCCGACGAAATATTCGGATTGCCAGGGCGCGCGGCTTTCCCGTTCCGCCATGACGTTGAAACGGGCAAGGCGGAGGCCGGCGGCGATCGCATAGATCAGCGCGGCGATCCAGCCGATGGAGCGCGCGCTGTCGAGCGCAAAGACATAGACGACAAGCGCCGGCGCAACCCCGAAATTGACGATGTCGGCGAGAGAATCCATCTGTGCGCCGAACTTGGAGGTTGCTTTCATCAGGCGGGCGATGCGCCCGTCGATGCCGTCGAGAAAGGCGGCCAGCAGCACCATCATCACCGCCAGCTCGTAGCGGCCTTCGAAAGCGAGGCGGATGCCGGTCAGCCCCGCGCAGATCGCCAGGATCGTGATGAGATTGGGAACGACGAGCCGCAGCGGAATTTCGCGGAGCCGCGGACCGCGCGCCGAATCGTTGGGG from Rhizobium sullae includes:
- the pssA gene encoding CDP-diacylglycerol--serine O-phosphatidyltransferase, which produces METPFPPFEPNGPNDSARGPRLREIPLRLVVPNLITILAICAGLTGIRLAFEGRYELAVMMVLLAAFLDGIDGRIARLMKATSKFGAQMDSLADIVNFGVAPALVVYVFALDSARSIGWIAALIYAIAAGLRLARFNVMAERESRAPWQSEYFVGVPAPAGAMLVLLPVYLGFLGLTEDRTFAYISSAYTVLIAFLLISRLPVWSGKSEGSRLRRDLVLPLMLGVVLYVALLMSFTWEVMVFTVIVYLLSLPFGARKWRLKYGTLTIEEPGDGDDDIGRHI